From the Diospyros lotus cultivar Yz01 chromosome 13, ASM1463336v1, whole genome shotgun sequence genome, one window contains:
- the LOC127788195 gene encoding mitogen-activated protein kinase kinase kinase 20-like, which translates to MSSWVKKKVLGKGTFGTVSYSVPRFPRDPLNVPAIAVKSADYNKSSSLQKEAQILHKLRHCPGILRCFGEDVSFEDGIKIYNMLLEFAPGGSLKHLIRKSGGALPERDVREYTRMILEALSYVHGRGYVHCDIKPGNILVFPSPDGGNILKIADFGAAKKRFSKLKKGCPGTLIYRPSESVSYNLNEAPMDIWALGCTVIEMITGKQAWAGKKFKDVHELRREIALGEGLPGIPQNLSDEGKDFLGRCLVRDWRFRWTAEMLLHHPFVAQEHARFHSITASRAVGFASNKCSSSYDKWISEEPAVKEDYKLATNYVSSQAKAPDQPAAIEEYSPLVYDNQSGCPCYKCTNYVLLELKAYDQSAAVEEYHPLAYDNQLGCPCYKCK; encoded by the coding sequence aTGAGTTCTTGGGTGAAGAAGAAAGTTCTGGGGAAGGGCACGTTCGGGACAGTGAGCTACTCGGTTCCTCGCTTTCCCAGAGACCCACTGAACGTTCCCGCCATTGCTGTCAAGTCCGCCGATTACAACAAGTCTTCGTCGCTTCAGAAGGAGGCCCAGATTCTTCACAAGCTGCGTCATTGCCCCGGAATTCTTCGTTGTTTCGGGGAAGACGTCAGCTTTGAGGATGGCATAAAGATTTACAACATGTTACTGGAGTTTGCTCCCGGCGGCTCCCTCAAGCATCTGATCCGAAAAAGTGGAGGAGCCTTGCCGGAACGTGACGTCCGGGAATACACTCGCATGATTCTCGAAGCTCTAAGCTACGTGCATGGACGAGGGTACGTGCATTGCGATATTAAGCCAGGCAATATTCTCGTCTTCCCCTCCCCAGACGGTGGAAACATCTTAAAGATAGCAGATTTTGGAGCCGCGAAGAAAAGATTCAGCAAGCTGAAGAAAGGATGCCCCGGAACACTTATTTACAGGCCGTCGGAATCAGTTTCGTATAATTTAAACGAAGCACCGATGGATATCTGGGCTCTGGGATGCACGGTGATTGAGATGATTACGGGGAAGCAAGCATGGGCGGGGAAGAAATTCAAGGACGTGCATGAGCTGCGACGGGAGATTGCGCTCGGGGAAGGACTGCCGGGAATTCCCCAGAATTTGTCTGATGAAGGAAAGGATTTCTTGGGAAGGTGTTTGGTTCGGGACTGGAGGTTCAGGTGGACGGCCGAGATGCTTTTGCACCATCCTTTTGTTGCGCAAGAGCATGCACGGTTCCATAGTATCACAGCCAGCAGAGCAGTGGGTTTTGCAAGCAATAAATGTAGTTCCAGCTATGATAAGTGGATTTCTGAGGAGCCTGCGGTTAAAGAAGACTATAAATTAGCTACTAATTACGTATCATCACAAGCCAAAGCGCCTGATCAGCCTGCTGCAATTGAAGAGTACTCTCCATTAGTATATGATAATCAATCGGGTTGTCCATGCTATAAATGCactaattatgtattattagaACTCAAAGCGTATGATCAGTCTGCTGCGGTTGAAGAATACCATCCATTAGCATATGATAATCAGTTGGGTTGTCCATGCTATAAATGCAAATAA